From a single Rhizobium lusitanum genomic region:
- a CDS encoding TetR family transcriptional regulator has protein sequence MRRTKEDAAKTREEVLAAAAEVFYENGVSGSTLDKIARRAGVTRGAIYWHFKDKAEVLTALHSEIRLPQEDLVDHALEHGHDDPLSLIEQASIEVVHILANDEHQQRIFAIMILGCEFTEDPSDAALRIITANAEMYDKLQKLIDMADRQGKLAPNWTVDTAARAFQCCMNGLFAEWLRSSKSFPVTDVGERLVRSVIGSMRRPVEGQNSISEHDAAE, from the coding sequence ATGCGCAGGACCAAGGAAGATGCTGCCAAAACCAGGGAGGAGGTTTTGGCGGCCGCCGCTGAGGTTTTCTATGAAAACGGCGTCAGCGGCTCCACCCTCGACAAGATCGCCAGACGTGCCGGCGTGACGCGCGGCGCGATCTACTGGCATTTCAAGGACAAGGCCGAGGTGCTGACGGCGCTGCACAGCGAAATCCGCCTGCCGCAGGAAGACCTCGTCGACCACGCCCTGGAGCATGGCCATGACGATCCCTTGAGCCTGATCGAACAGGCATCGATCGAGGTTGTGCATATCCTGGCGAACGACGAGCATCAGCAGCGCATCTTCGCCATCATGATTCTGGGCTGCGAATTCACCGAAGACCCCTCCGACGCCGCCTTGCGCATCATCACCGCCAATGCCGAAATGTACGACAAACTGCAGAAGCTGATCGACATGGCCGACCGGCAAGGCAAGCTCGCGCCCAACTGGACCGTCGACACCGCCGCCCGCGCCTTCCAATGCTGCATGAACGGCCTCTTTGCCGAATGGCTTCGCTCGAGCAAGTCGTTTCCGGTGACCGACGTCGGCGAGAGGCTGGTGCGCAGCGTGATCGGGTCGATGCGGCGGCCGGTCGAGGGTCAGAACTCCATCTCCGAGCACGACGCCGCCGAATAG
- a CDS encoding Nramp family divalent metal transporter: protein MTQIQETAAPRAWKFASPDEDARPSLPEVNATVYVPHTGTWVRRLLAFMGPGYMVSVGYMDPGNWATDLAGGAQFGYTLLSVIMLSNLMAILLQALSARLGIATGRDLAQACRDHYPRPVNLALWFACELAIIACDLAEVIGTAIALQLLFGIPLIGGALITALDAFLLLLLMNKGFRFLEAFVIALLIVIATCFAVQIIAAAPPIAAILHGFIPSPEIVTNHEMLYIAMGIIGATVMPHNLYLHSSIVQTRAYKRDDEGRRDAIKWATTDSTIALMLALFVNAAILIVAAAAFNTSGHADVAEIGQAYELLSPLLGLGIASTLFAVALLASGLNSTVTATLAGQIVMEGFLRLRIPHWARRLLTRGLAIIPVVFVTAFYGEKGTADLLVLSQVVLSMQLPFAVIPLVQFVTDPQKMGKFVVSRSVAILSWLVVAIILVLNFKLLYDTIFG, encoded by the coding sequence ATGACGCAGATCCAAGAAACTGCCGCGCCGCGCGCATGGAAATTCGCCAGCCCGGATGAGGACGCCCGTCCAAGTCTTCCCGAAGTCAACGCCACTGTTTATGTCCCGCATACCGGCACCTGGGTCCGACGGCTGCTCGCCTTCATGGGTCCTGGCTACATGGTCTCGGTTGGCTATATGGATCCGGGCAACTGGGCGACCGATCTCGCCGGCGGCGCGCAATTCGGCTACACCCTGCTTTCGGTCATCATGCTGTCGAACCTGATGGCGATCCTGCTGCAAGCGCTCTCCGCCCGGCTCGGCATCGCCACCGGCCGCGATCTGGCGCAGGCCTGTCGCGATCATTACCCAAGGCCGGTCAATCTGGCCCTGTGGTTTGCCTGCGAACTCGCCATCATCGCTTGCGACCTTGCCGAAGTCATCGGCACGGCGATCGCGCTGCAACTGCTCTTCGGCATTCCGCTGATCGGCGGCGCGCTGATCACCGCGCTCGACGCCTTCCTGCTGCTGCTCCTGATGAACAAGGGCTTCCGCTTCCTCGAAGCCTTCGTCATCGCACTGCTGATCGTCATCGCCACCTGCTTCGCCGTCCAGATCATCGCAGCCGCGCCGCCGATCGCCGCCATCCTTCACGGCTTCATCCCTTCGCCGGAGATCGTCACCAATCACGAGATGCTCTACATCGCCATGGGCATCATCGGCGCCACCGTCATGCCGCATAATCTTTATCTGCACTCCTCGATCGTGCAGACCCGCGCCTATAAGCGCGATGACGAAGGTCGTCGCGACGCGATCAAGTGGGCTACGACCGACAGCACCATCGCCTTGATGCTGGCGCTCTTCGTCAACGCAGCGATCCTGATCGTCGCCGCCGCCGCTTTCAACACCAGCGGACATGCCGATGTCGCCGAAATCGGCCAAGCCTACGAGTTGTTGTCGCCGCTCCTCGGCCTCGGCATCGCCTCGACCCTGTTCGCCGTGGCGCTGCTTGCCTCCGGCCTCAACTCCACCGTGACGGCGACGCTCGCCGGCCAGATCGTGATGGAGGGGTTCCTCCGCCTGCGCATTCCGCACTGGGCAAGACGGCTTTTGACCCGTGGTCTTGCAATTATTCCGGTTGTGTTCGTCACTGCATTTTATGGTGAAAAAGGCACTGCCGATCTGTTGGTGCTGAGCCAGGTCGTGCTCTCCATGCAGTTGCCCTTCGCGGTCATTCCGCTAGTCCAATTCGTCACGGACCCCCAGAAAATGGGCAAATTCGTCGTGTCCAGGAGCGTTGCCATTCTCTCCTGGCTTGTCGTCGCAATCATCCTGGTGCTGAACTTCAAGCTGCTTTACGACACCATCTTCGGTTGA
- a CDS encoding efflux RND transporter periplasmic adaptor subunit codes for MTAHSRSFLRGSFLAAGVLLLSAYSSLAQQAGQMPPPQVTVVDVKPETVQLTYEYAARISAYRQVDVRARVGGILLKRNFVEGAEVKAGDVLFLIDPASFEAVLAQAQAQLQQADAQLNQAQREEKRNINLFDQNAVTQKARDDAISTRQLADAAVASARAQVQTAQLNLDYTKVTAPVGGITTLEQVSEGSLIGTTGDTGLLTSITQLDPVYVNFSFSDTQAAEVRRLIDLKKAKGEAPNLGVKISFGDGTTYDHDGVVDFTSSTIDASTGTLQARAVVDNPVRRLLPGQFVRATVTGVSLDNAITIPEVALMQSPQGQFVYTIDKDGKAHVNPVTLGQKVGGNWLVLSGLKAGDRLIVEGIIKVRPGAPVQAAAAATPSDANKVVQN; via the coding sequence ATGACGGCGCATTCCCGCTCCTTTTTGCGCGGCAGCTTTCTCGCAGCCGGTGTCCTCCTTCTCAGCGCGTATTCCTCCCTTGCCCAGCAGGCGGGGCAGATGCCGCCGCCGCAGGTGACCGTGGTCGACGTTAAGCCCGAGACCGTGCAGCTCACCTATGAATATGCTGCGCGCATCTCCGCCTATAGGCAAGTCGATGTCCGCGCTCGCGTCGGCGGTATCCTGTTGAAAAGGAATTTTGTCGAGGGTGCCGAGGTCAAGGCCGGCGACGTGCTGTTCCTGATCGACCCCGCGTCCTTTGAGGCGGTGCTTGCGCAGGCTCAGGCGCAGTTGCAGCAAGCCGACGCGCAGCTAAATCAGGCGCAGCGCGAGGAAAAGCGCAATATCAATCTCTTCGACCAGAACGCCGTTACGCAAAAGGCGCGGGACGACGCGATTTCCACGCGTCAGCTGGCGGATGCCGCGGTCGCCTCGGCCCGGGCGCAGGTGCAGACGGCGCAGCTCAATCTGGACTACACCAAGGTCACGGCACCGGTCGGCGGCATTACCACCCTGGAACAGGTCTCCGAGGGCAGCCTGATCGGCACGACCGGCGATACGGGCCTGCTTACCAGCATCACCCAGCTCGACCCGGTCTATGTCAATTTCTCCTTCTCGGACACGCAGGCCGCCGAAGTGCGCCGTTTGATCGATCTCAAGAAGGCCAAGGGCGAAGCGCCTAACCTCGGCGTGAAGATCTCCTTCGGCGACGGCACGACCTATGACCATGACGGCGTCGTCGACTTCACCTCGTCCACCATCGACGCTTCGACCGGCACGTTGCAGGCGCGAGCCGTGGTGGACAATCCCGTTCGCCGGCTGCTGCCCGGCCAATTCGTGCGCGCTACCGTTACCGGTGTCTCGCTCGACAATGCCATCACCATTCCGGAAGTGGCGTTGATGCAGAGCCCGCAGGGGCAGTTCGTCTACACCATCGACAAGGACGGCAAGGCGCATGTCAATCCGGTGACGCTCGGCCAGAAGGTCGGCGGCAACTGGCTCGTCCTGTCGGGCCTCAAAGCCGGCGATAGACTGATCGTCGAAGGCATCATCAAGGTGCGCCCCGGCGCGCCCGTGCAGGCGGCGGCAGCCGCCACGCCCAGCGACGCGAACAAGGTAGTGCAGAACTGA
- the mntR gene encoding manganese-binding transcriptional regulator MntR produces MPTKRPPIQRDEPLLDAETHSEGFRHTREATRGALVEDYVELIADLIDDGNEARQVDIAARLGVSQPTVAKMLARLCEDGLVSRRPYRGVFLTDAGNRIAQDIRARHQTVEAFLRWLGVSAETARIDAEGIEHHVSAETLEAFRRAMQHEG; encoded by the coding sequence TTGCCGACGAAAAGACCGCCTATCCAACGAGATGAACCATTGCTGGATGCGGAGACGCATTCGGAGGGCTTTCGGCATACGAGGGAGGCCACGCGCGGCGCGCTCGTGGAGGATTATGTCGAGCTGATCGCCGATCTCATCGACGACGGCAACGAGGCCCGGCAGGTGGATATCGCGGCAAGGCTCGGCGTCTCGCAGCCGACCGTCGCCAAAATGCTGGCGCGGCTCTGCGAGGACGGGCTCGTATCGCGGCGGCCCTATCGCGGCGTTTTCCTGACGGATGCGGGCAACAGGATCGCCCAGGACATCCGCGCCCGCCACCAGACGGTTGAAGCTTTTCTGCGCTGGCTTGGCGTCAGCGCCGAAACGGCGCGGATCGACGCCGAGGGCATTGAGCACCATGTCAGTGCCGAGACGCTGGAGGCGTTCCGCCGCGCGATGCAGCACGAGGGCTGA
- a CDS encoding DUF427 domain-containing protein gives MPEKPVKIPGPDHPITIEDKHAHVTVTVAGKVIADTREALSLKEASYPAVLYIPRKDVDMSALGRTDHTTYCPYKGDCSYYSIPAGGKRSVNAIWTYENPYPSVGRIKGYMAFYPDRVDAITVEA, from the coding sequence ATGCCCGAAAAACCGGTCAAAATCCCCGGCCCCGATCACCCCATCACGATCGAGGACAAGCATGCGCATGTCACCGTGACAGTCGCCGGCAAGGTCATCGCCGATACGCGGGAAGCACTGTCGCTGAAGGAAGCCTCCTATCCGGCGGTCCTTTACATCCCCCGCAAGGATGTCGACATGTCAGCCCTCGGGAGAACCGACCATACGACCTACTGCCCCTATAAGGGCGATTGCTCCTATTACAGCATTCCGGCCGGCGGCAAGCGTTCGGTGAATGCGATCTGGACCTACGAAAATCCCTATCCTTCCGTCGGCCGGATCAAAGGTTACATGGCTTTCTACCCCGATCGCGTCGATGCGATCACTGTGGAGGCTTAA
- a CDS encoding M23 family metallopeptidase yields the protein MVESPLRVQFPAEAAIQARPQQEFHIPFLPRSAHLRHLIAIGLAGTASFGLLAIVLYPLLARHTIEQAVPMRTAQIVRSQPATPKANRLATKQRFDGARFAQVAEKLSSGETRIFTYHRTTLVFKAENTEPSTGDARAINAAYGGDMRAETALFSPPALTEIRHGIYPQTNHYDSARRSRFPIRGVPLNVSVSRAAAGESGREFKRLVSMPKDRQDLQDILASAGLDGDAGDELQRALETDTVSPGDSLELLLEKKTADARPKLIMARLSGGKTPERIVARDDADGFVPMTDDRLFSTLYSESQADAPSSSEVAAVDLKGIDDDNESTIDAKLEKAGLSEASAAQLIKLAKANGISLTGGDNAPDSVDLLSRKADDDKSELLFIEFHTDGDTHRYYLHKGSGEGPSEFYDEGGHSVAKVLNHRPVPNGKLGDGFAWRIHPILGVKKFHNGVDFRAPMGSPIMAGGDGVVEKISWETGYGKYVRIRHDGGYETTYAHISATPSDLHIGERVTQGQVIAYVGSTGYSTGPHLYYELRVNGRYENPLTAQLPAGTNLTGKSLDNLRSQVNHVDNIMSYLDVPAEHDPPPPPPFFGFGRGPGPGPGGGNFGSP from the coding sequence ATGGTCGAAAGTCCATTGCGCGTCCAATTTCCTGCAGAGGCTGCGATTCAGGCGCGGCCTCAGCAGGAATTTCATATCCCCTTTCTGCCGCGCTCTGCCCATCTTCGCCACCTGATCGCCATCGGCCTTGCCGGCACGGCGTCTTTCGGCCTTCTCGCCATAGTTCTCTATCCACTGCTCGCCCGCCACACGATCGAACAGGCCGTGCCGATGCGGACAGCCCAGATCGTCCGCTCGCAGCCGGCAACACCCAAAGCCAACCGGCTTGCCACGAAACAGCGTTTCGACGGCGCCCGCTTTGCTCAGGTGGCGGAAAAGCTTTCGAGCGGCGAAACCCGCATTTTCACCTATCATCGCACCACGCTGGTCTTCAAAGCCGAGAATACCGAGCCCTCCACCGGCGACGCCAGGGCGATCAACGCAGCCTATGGCGGCGATATGCGTGCCGAGACCGCATTGTTCTCGCCGCCGGCACTTACCGAGATCCGCCACGGCATCTATCCGCAGACCAATCACTACGACTCGGCCCGGCGCTCACGCTTCCCGATCCGGGGCGTGCCGTTGAATGTCAGCGTCTCGAGGGCCGCTGCGGGCGAATCCGGCCGCGAGTTCAAGAGGCTGGTTTCCATGCCCAAGGATCGGCAGGACCTGCAGGACATCCTCGCCTCCGCCGGTCTCGACGGAGATGCCGGCGACGAGCTGCAGCGGGCGCTGGAAACCGACACGGTTTCGCCCGGCGACAGCCTGGAACTGCTTTTGGAGAAGAAGACCGCCGACGCACGGCCGAAACTGATCATGGCCCGCCTCAGCGGTGGCAAGACACCGGAGCGCATCGTCGCCCGCGACGATGCCGACGGCTTCGTGCCGATGACCGACGACCGGCTGTTTTCGACGCTTTATAGCGAGAGCCAGGCCGACGCGCCGTCCTCTTCGGAAGTCGCTGCCGTCGATCTCAAGGGCATAGACGACGACAATGAGTCGACAATCGACGCCAAGCTGGAGAAGGCCGGCCTTTCCGAGGCAAGTGCTGCCCAGCTGATCAAGCTCGCCAAGGCCAACGGCATTTCGCTGACCGGTGGCGACAACGCACCCGACAGCGTCGACCTTTTGTCCCGCAAGGCGGACGATGACAAAAGCGAGCTGTTGTTCATCGAATTCCATACCGATGGCGACACGCACCGCTACTATCTGCACAAGGGAAGCGGCGAAGGCCCCTCGGAATTCTACGACGAGGGCGGCCATTCCGTCGCCAAGGTGCTGAACCACCGACCCGTACCCAATGGGAAACTCGGCGACGGTTTCGCCTGGCGTATCCATCCTATTCTGGGCGTCAAGAAATTCCACAACGGCGTCGATTTCCGCGCGCCGATGGGCAGCCCGATCATGGCCGGCGGCGACGGCGTCGTCGAAAAGATTTCTTGGGAAACCGGCTACGGCAAATATGTCCGCATTCGCCATGACGGCGGCTACGAGACGACCTATGCCCATATTTCCGCGACGCCATCGGACCTGCATATCGGTGAACGCGTCACCCAGGGCCAGGTCATCGCCTATGTCGGCTCGACAGGTTATTCGACCGGCCCGCATCTCTACTACGAACTGCGCGTCAACGGCCGCTACGAGAACCCGTTGACCGCCCAGCTCCCGGCCGGCACCAATCTCACCGGAAAGTCGCTCGACAATCTGCGCTCGCAGGTCAATCACGTCGACAACATCATGAGCTATCTCGACGTTCCGGCCGAACACGATCCGCCGCCACCGCCACCCTTCTTCGGCTTCGGGCGAGGCCCCGGACCGGGTCCTGGCGGCGGCAACTTCGGCAGCCCTTGA
- a CDS encoding efflux RND transporter permease subunit has protein sequence MLGNRFFIDRPVFAAVISIVILLAGAVCIRILPIAQYPELTPPQVVVTATYPGASAETVAQTVAAPLEQQINGVENMLYMQSSNSNSGAMQITVTFALGTDPDQAAINVNNRVQRAVTTLPQDVTRLGVVVTKRSTSILGFVAMYSTDSRYDRAFVGNYALLNVIDDLKRIPGIGDVNLLGDIDYSMRIWLRPDKLAQYNLTPSDVSAAIQEQNSQFAAGRFGDQPSNTAQPFTYTVTTQGRLADIDAFGDIILRSNANAATLRLKDVARIELGTKSYSVQSSLNGTPAIPIAVYLQPGANALNTMAALKGRLDELQKSFPQGVAYQIPYDTTKFIQVSIEEVLRTFLEAIVLVIIVVFVFLQNWRATLIPVIAVPISIIGTFAGMYVLGFSINLLTLFGLVLAIGIVVDDAIVVLENVERLMATEKLSPKQAAIKAMGEVTGPVIAIVLVLCAVFIPVSFMGGLAGQMYKQFAVTIAISVTISGIVALTLTPALCALILKPGHHEPVLPFRIFNRAFDRLTRGYTAGVAFFLKRMVLGCVLVAGMLGATGYLFYTLPGSLVPDEDQGSLFQIAILPPAASLTRTQAVMDQALVNTEKLPGVENVFAVAGFDLLSGGLKSSAGVAFVTLKDWSERKTPELDARNMAGPLIGANMGIKDAMVLAFNPPPIQGLSTTGGFEVYVQDRSGKGVAGLSEEAQKLVAAASKRPELAGVRTTLDTNVPQFRADLDREKAKALGVPINSVFDAMQATFGSLYVNDFTLYGRNYQVNLQSEAPFRESPDDLRQVFVRSDSGKMIPLDTLIKVTRTIGPDQLERYNAFNAAKVTGNPAPGYTSGDAIKAMQQVATETLPEGFQIAWTGSAYQELETGGAGTQAMIFGVIMVFLILAAQYEKWSLPLAVLTAIPFALFGALLATYLRGLTNDVYFQIGMVTLIGLAAKNAILIVEFAVMKRKEGMSAAEAALEAARLRFRPIVMTSLAFILGVVPLAISTGAGSASRHAIGTGVIGGMLAATFLATFFIPMFYRLIAWKQPKPEEDDKDDVVVHRQAAE, from the coding sequence ATGTTGGGAAACAGATTCTTCATCGATCGCCCCGTTTTCGCGGCGGTGATCTCGATCGTCATCCTGCTTGCGGGCGCCGTCTGCATCCGCATCCTGCCGATCGCGCAATATCCAGAGCTGACGCCGCCGCAGGTGGTCGTCACCGCCACCTATCCCGGCGCCAGCGCCGAGACCGTCGCCCAGACCGTTGCCGCTCCGTTGGAACAGCAGATCAACGGCGTCGAAAACATGCTCTACATGCAGTCGTCGAACTCCAATAGCGGCGCAATGCAGATCACGGTCACCTTCGCGCTCGGCACCGATCCGGACCAGGCGGCGATCAACGTCAACAACCGCGTGCAGCGCGCCGTCACCACCCTGCCGCAGGACGTGACCCGTCTCGGCGTCGTCGTCACCAAGCGCTCGACCTCGATCCTCGGCTTCGTGGCGATGTATTCGACAGACAGCCGCTACGACCGCGCCTTCGTCGGTAACTACGCGCTGCTCAACGTCATCGACGATCTCAAGCGCATTCCCGGCATCGGCGACGTCAACCTGCTTGGCGACATCGATTATTCCATGCGGATCTGGCTGCGGCCGGACAAGCTGGCGCAGTATAATCTGACGCCGAGCGATGTCTCGGCCGCCATCCAGGAACAGAATTCGCAGTTTGCGGCCGGTAGGTTCGGCGACCAGCCGAGCAACACTGCCCAGCCCTTTACCTATACGGTGACGACGCAGGGACGCCTTGCCGATATCGACGCCTTTGGCGACATCATCCTGCGTTCGAATGCCAATGCCGCGACGCTGAGGCTGAAGGACGTGGCGCGCATCGAACTCGGCACCAAGAGCTATTCGGTCCAGAGCAGCCTGAACGGCACGCCAGCCATCCCGATCGCCGTCTATCTCCAGCCCGGTGCCAACGCGCTGAATACGATGGCGGCGCTCAAGGGGCGTCTCGACGAGTTGCAGAAATCCTTCCCGCAGGGCGTCGCATACCAGATCCCCTACGACACGACCAAGTTCATCCAGGTGTCGATCGAGGAGGTGCTTCGTACCTTCCTTGAGGCGATCGTGCTCGTCATCATCGTCGTCTTCGTCTTCCTGCAGAACTGGCGCGCGACGCTGATCCCGGTCATCGCCGTACCGATCTCGATCATCGGCACCTTCGCCGGCATGTATGTGCTCGGCTTCTCGATCAATCTTCTGACGCTGTTCGGCCTGGTGCTGGCCATCGGTATCGTGGTGGACGACGCTATCGTCGTGCTCGAAAACGTCGAGCGCTTGATGGCAACAGAGAAATTGTCGCCGAAGCAGGCGGCGATTAAGGCGATGGGCGAAGTGACCGGTCCAGTCATTGCGATCGTGCTGGTGCTCTGCGCCGTGTTTATCCCGGTCTCGTTCATGGGCGGGCTCGCCGGCCAGATGTACAAGCAGTTCGCCGTCACCATCGCGATCTCGGTCACCATCTCGGGTATCGTGGCGCTGACGCTGACACCGGCGCTCTGCGCGCTGATCCTGAAGCCCGGCCATCACGAGCCGGTGCTGCCCTTCCGTATCTTCAATCGTGCCTTCGACCGGTTGACGCGGGGCTATACGGCCGGCGTCGCCTTCTTCCTGAAGCGCATGGTGCTTGGCTGCGTGCTGGTTGCCGGCATGCTCGGCGCGACCGGTTATCTTTTCTATACTCTGCCGGGCTCGCTGGTGCCGGACGAGGACCAGGGCTCGCTGTTCCAGATCGCCATCCTGCCGCCGGCGGCCTCGCTGACGCGCACGCAGGCTGTCATGGATCAGGCGCTGGTCAATACCGAGAAGCTCCCCGGCGTCGAGAACGTCTTCGCCGTTGCCGGCTTCGACCTGCTCTCGGGTGGTCTGAAGAGCAGCGCCGGCGTCGCCTTCGTGACACTGAAGGACTGGAGCGAGCGCAAGACGCCCGAACTCGACGCCCGCAACATGGCTGGTCCGCTGATTGGCGCCAACATGGGCATCAAGGACGCCATGGTGCTCGCCTTCAACCCTCCGCCGATCCAGGGCCTTTCGACGACGGGCGGCTTCGAAGTCTATGTTCAGGACCGCTCCGGTAAGGGCGTCGCGGGACTTTCGGAGGAAGCACAAAAGCTCGTGGCGGCTGCTTCCAAGCGGCCGGAGCTGGCGGGCGTGCGTACCACGCTCGATACCAACGTGCCACAGTTCCGCGCCGATCTCGACCGCGAGAAGGCGAAGGCTCTCGGCGTGCCGATCAACTCGGTCTTCGATGCCATGCAGGCGACCTTCGGCAGCCTCTATGTCAACGACTTCACGCTTTATGGCCGCAACTATCAGGTCAACCTGCAATCGGAAGCGCCGTTCCGCGAATCGCCCGACGACCTGCGCCAGGTCTTCGTGCGCTCCGACAGCGGCAAGATGATCCCGCTCGACACGCTGATCAAGGTGACGCGCACCATCGGGCCAGACCAGCTCGAACGCTACAACGCCTTCAACGCCGCCAAGGTCACTGGCAATCCGGCGCCCGGCTATACCTCCGGCGATGCGATCAAGGCGATGCAGCAGGTGGCGACTGAGACCCTGCCGGAAGGCTTCCAGATTGCCTGGACGGGCTCGGCCTATCAGGAACTGGAAACCGGCGGTGCGGGCACGCAGGCGATGATCTTCGGCGTCATCATGGTGTTTCTGATTCTGGCCGCGCAATATGAGAAGTGGAGCCTGCCGCTCGCCGTTCTCACCGCGATCCCCTTCGCGCTGTTCGGTGCCCTGCTTGCCACCTATCTGCGCGGGCTCACCAACGACGTCTATTTCCAGATCGGCATGGTGACGCTCATCGGTCTGGCGGCGAAGAACGCCATTCTGATCGTCGAGTTCGCGGTGATGAAACGCAAGGAGGGCATGAGCGCCGCCGAGGCGGCGCTGGAAGCCGCGCGCCTGCGTTTCCGTCCGATCGTCATGACCTCGCTCGCCTTCATCCTCGGCGTCGTGCCGCTGGCGATCAGCACCGGCGCAGGCTCCGCCAGCCGCCATGCCATCGGCACAGGCGTCATCGGCGGCATGCTGGCGGCGACTTTCCTTGCCACCTTCTTCATCCCGATGTTCTACCGTCTGATCGCTTGGAAACAGCCGAAGCCGGAAGAGGAC